The Kordia sp. SMS9 genome window below encodes:
- a CDS encoding BF3164 family lipoprotein: MKSIRNLLAILLVFFIAISCTKTKVDWYEKVNLTTTTKINKVATLKSSDSLSNPEKLKKLGAKLFIIDSKSNKVIKAFTTDDTYIGSFGMKGKGPGEILSPFGSLDFHNDKVWIFDGTLNKYLGFQQDSIGSNDYKPTENELFFDSKVMFYELGWLDAETIVGLDVSEANNRLLFYNITTKQITNKGSLPPLPKNNIPISIHKQSFMATLKVKPDKNKIALANLYADLIEIYNKDGSDVVKVKTNLDFLPKYELANNGYQTVMGQGGDTKFGYIDMCVSDAKIYALFSGKTRAVSPFAFGKTIHVFDWKGTLLDVIELEKESIAIEIDTDDKNLFVIEFGNANVVQYKL; the protein is encoded by the coding sequence ATGAAAAGTATACGTAACCTACTTGCAATTTTGTTGGTGTTTTTCATAGCAATTTCATGTACAAAAACGAAAGTTGATTGGTATGAAAAAGTAAATCTAACTACAACTACAAAAATTAACAAAGTAGCTACCTTGAAATCATCAGATAGTTTATCGAATCCTGAAAAACTAAAAAAACTAGGTGCTAAATTATTTATTATAGATTCAAAATCTAATAAAGTGATCAAGGCTTTTACTACCGATGACACCTATATAGGCAGTTTTGGCATGAAAGGAAAAGGACCTGGAGAAATTCTATCTCCGTTTGGTTCGTTAGATTTTCACAATGATAAAGTTTGGATTTTTGATGGCACGCTTAATAAATATCTAGGCTTTCAACAAGACAGTATTGGTTCCAATGATTACAAACCCACAGAAAATGAACTCTTTTTTGATTCAAAAGTAATGTTCTATGAATTGGGTTGGCTCGATGCAGAAACTATTGTTGGATTGGATGTTTCGGAAGCAAATAATAGACTTTTATTTTACAATATAACTACAAAACAAATAACGAATAAAGGTTCGTTGCCTCCATTACCGAAAAACAATATTCCTATTTCCATTCACAAACAATCATTCATGGCGACGCTAAAAGTAAAACCTGACAAAAACAAAATAGCTTTAGCCAATTTATACGCTGACTTGATCGAAATTTACAATAAAGACGGAAGTGATGTTGTAAAAGTAAAGACCAATTTAGACTTTCTGCCTAAGTACGAATTGGCAAATAATGGATACCAAACCGTTATGGGACAAGGTGGAGATACCAAATTTGGATATATAGATATGTGTGTTTCTGACGCCAAAATATATGCTTTATTTTCAGGAAAAACTAGAGCTGTAAGCCCATTTGCTTTTGGAAAAACGATTCATGTGTTTGATTGGAAAGGTACGTTACTAGACGTTATCGAACTCGAAAAAGAGTCCATTGCTATTGAAATCGACACAGATGATAAAAATTTATTTGTCATTGAATTTGGAAACGCCAACGTAGTTCAATATAAACTTTAA
- a CDS encoding efflux RND transporter periplasmic adaptor subunit: protein MKPILKIGHIHLFFTIIFLVGMMVISCDEKTPSTTLEKKENTTVVNTESAEKVRYAPINTGDFNLELQTSGKAFAKQKAIVKFILNEKINSIRVKNGQKVRKGQVIASQNNESYRNKVIKATEQLERAKIDVEDILIGFNYSLKDSAKIPKTTLNMAKNRGNYNTSISDLNDAKTALTSTTLRAPISGVIANLDTKKYSYPDTTKPFCTIINTSVFQVEFSVLEENFIFLQKGQAIEISTNFSDTTFDGEITEINPTVDENGLIKVRGTFANSDAGILDGMNVNVTIKKVVPNTLFVPKESVVLRDNKQVVFTYTNGKAFWNYVKTSFENSDHIVIEKGLKKGDLVIYEGNINLAHNSSVTKGE from the coding sequence ATGAAACCAATCTTGAAAATCGGACACATACACCTATTTTTTACCATCATTTTTCTAGTAGGCATGATGGTGATTTCTTGTGATGAGAAAACGCCATCGACCACCTTAGAAAAGAAAGAGAATACAACCGTTGTAAATACAGAATCTGCGGAAAAGGTAAGATACGCACCTATCAATACAGGCGATTTTAATCTAGAATTACAAACCTCAGGAAAAGCCTTTGCTAAACAAAAAGCAATAGTAAAATTCATCTTGAATGAAAAAATCAATTCCATTCGTGTAAAAAACGGACAAAAAGTGCGCAAAGGACAAGTAATTGCAAGTCAAAACAATGAAAGCTATCGCAATAAAGTCATCAAAGCAACAGAACAGCTAGAACGCGCAAAAATTGATGTAGAAGATATTCTTATTGGATTTAATTACAGTTTGAAAGATTCTGCTAAGATTCCGAAAACTACCTTAAACATGGCGAAGAATAGAGGAAATTACAACACGTCTATTTCTGATCTAAACGACGCAAAAACGGCATTGACTTCCACAACGTTGCGCGCGCCTATTAGTGGAGTTATTGCAAACTTAGACACAAAAAAATACAGTTATCCCGATACGACAAAACCATTCTGTACCATTATCAATACGAGTGTTTTTCAAGTGGAATTTAGTGTGTTGGAAGAAAATTTTATTTTTCTGCAAAAAGGACAAGCGATCGAAATTTCAACAAACTTTTCAGACACCACATTTGATGGAGAAATTACAGAAATCAATCCTACCGTAGATGAAAACGGATTGATCAAAGTACGCGGCACATTTGCCAACAGTGATGCTGGTATTTTAGATGGAATGAACGTAAATGTAACCATCAAAAAAGTAGTGCCCAATACATTGTTTGTTCCCAAAGAAAGTGTGGTGCTGCGCGATAATAAACAAGTAGTTTTTACCTATACAAACGGCAAAGCATTCTGGAACTATGTAAAAACTTCATTCGAAAACTCAGATCATATTGTCATAGAAAAAGGCTTAAAGAAAGGAGATTTGGTCATTTACGAAGGCAATATCAATTTGGCTCACAATTCTTCGGTAACCAAAGGAGAATAA